The Castanea sativa cultivar Marrone di Chiusa Pesio chromosome 11, ASM4071231v1 genome contains a region encoding:
- the LOC142616397 gene encoding zinc finger BED domain-containing protein RICESLEEPER 1-like, translating into MENEDEYMRRMAVQMLAKFEKYWLDFNVLLAIAVTSDPRYKLQFVDFCYKKLYGYSGSPAYLNVREKLFSLYLEYASNAPTTSAATRKRGGQVVHVSPIQSFSKETRAVMQEFDSFEIDEESAQSQKNLLELYLDEPRVDRRANLDILSFWKANQF; encoded by the exons ATGGAGAATGAAGATGAGTACATGAGAAGAATGGCAGTCCAAATGCTTGCCAAGTTTGAGAAGTATTGGTTGGACTTCAATGTACTACTAGCTATAGCAGTTACTTCGGACCCTCGTTATAAGCTTCAATTTGTGGATTTTTGCTATAAGAAGCTTTATGGATATAGTGGTTCCCCTGCATATTTGAATGTGCGTGagaaattattttctctttacTTGGAATATGCAAGTAATGCTCCTACAACATCAGCAGCTACTAGAAAACGTGGTGGACAGGTTGTTCATGTGAGTCCAATTCAATCTTTTAGCAAAGAGACTAGAGCAGTTATGCag GAATTTGATTCATTTGAAATCGATGAAGAGTCTgcccaatcacaaaaaaatctattagAACTCTATTTGGATGAGCCAAGAGTGGACAGGCGTGCAAACTTAGATATTCTCTCATTTTGGAAAGCAAATCAGTTCTGA